ACCGGATTaagtattttctttttgtcaAAGGTCTCGTTATTTTTTTGAAGTAATTGTTAGGGGCTGTTTAGGATTTTTTCTCCTAATATAATTATCAGATTAAACTGCCTACATTAAGCTGCTTTTCATTCTACATTTCTAAGGGTTGATTCCCAGTCAAACATATTTATGAAGTCAATGTCAGGGAAGCACCACTTTATCCGTTCTTTCCAAGTTGAATGGCGCCTAACACATTATTACTATTAAAAGGAAGAACAGGAATGCCACAATGTTTTAGTCTTCCATATAAATACAAACCTCATTCCCATTATTTGGTGTGTACTCTTATCCCTTCTTCAAAAATGAGAATGTCATTGAATACCTTTGCACTTGTGATGCTTCTCTTATTCACAATAACTGCTGACCAATGTTTGAGCTGCATTGAACAAGAGAACCAGGCTCTTCTCAACTTCAAAAAAAGCATTCGCAGCTTCTTTGATGATGATCCATCATCACCACCTATACTTTCCTCATGGGAAGGGCATGAATGCTGCCAGTGGGAAGGCATAGCTTGCAACAATGTTACTGGACATGTTGTCAAGATTGAACTCAGCAGCAGTTGTGTATCAAGCCCTTCATCATGGGGAGACACTGCTAATATAGAACCAAACTATGATGAATTTTTCCCTTATTTGTTTGTTGAACACTTGAATTCATCTCTGTTACACTTAAAACACTTGAGCCATTTGGATTTGAGTGGAGTCTTACTTTATTCGAGTCCGGCCAAGTTCCTTGGTTCTATGCAACAACTTAGATATCTTAATCTGTGGACTGAGTTTAAAGGCATGATTCCCAGCAGTATTGGAAACCTCACCAATTTGCGTGTTCTTTGCATCAGTAACTTTGAGGCTTATTCTGATGATCTTAGTTGGGTTGCTCAACTTTCATCATTACAATACCTTGGCTTCTTTGGTGTTAATCTTTCCACGGCACACAATTTGTTTCAGGTACTTAACATGCTTCCTTCTTTGTCTCAGATACACCTAGTTGATTGTGGGCTTGGAAACATGCCAATTCCTCTTCATCCAATTAACCTCATGAACCTTACAAATGTTCAAGTTCTCAATCTTGAAAGTAATAATCTCAAAGATCCAGTTCTTGATGCTTTCAGTAACCTGACTTCAATTAGATTTTTTCACATTTCACAAAACAGCTTAACTTCATTGCCACAGTGGTTTGATAAGCTTAACAAACTTGTTGGTCTGTACCTTGCTGGCAATCAACAACTTTCTGGTCAGTTTCTTCTTAATCTTCAAAACATGACCTTCATGCCCTTCATTAGAGAGTTTGACCTTAGTAGTACCAATCTATATTCTGTACCTTCATGGTTAAGTAATTGCAAGAGCCTTGTGAAGTTAGGCCTTGCATACACTTTCCTTCACGGATCAATTCCATATGCTCTAAGAAATTTGACATCCCTCACAGTTCTTAACCTCTGGGGCAACAAACTCACTTCAGTTCCAATTTGGTTAGGTGAGTTAAAGAGTCTTATCCATCTCTCTCTTGGAAGCAATGATATCACTAGTGTAGAGGAGGGTTCTCTGGCATCAATTTTGGGAAATATGTgtcatttaaaagatttttttttgtctgGACACAAGCTTCAAGGAGAGTTATTTCCCAGTAATTCAAATATATCTTGCTGCAACAACTATGAATTGGAGGTGTTAGATTTGAGTCATAACAACTTCAGTGGTAAGTTACCAAGTTGGTTGgggaaattaaaaaatttaaattacctTGATCTCAGCTCAAATTCATTTTCTGGCCCCATTCCACATAGTCTTGGAGAACTGGTGAATCTTACAAGCTTGGAGTTTTCTTCTAACCTTTTTGATGGTGTTATTCCTTGGAGTATTGGGCAGCTTCAAAACCTAAACACACTAGATCTTTCATCCAACTTCTTTACTGGTGTCATTCCTTGGAGTCTTGGACAACTCAAAAATCTGTTTTACTTTAATCTTTCTTCTAACTCTTTGGAAGGAACGATTAGCCATTTAGAGAGATGGATTGCAATGAAGAGTCTTAGCACCTTGTGTCTCTCGAATAACCAACTCAATGGATCGATTCCAGAAAACCTTGGTGAGATAATGCCTAGTTTGAGGTACTTGGCACTTGACAATAACCATATAAGTGGTTCAATGCCAACTTCATTGTGCAAACTCAAAGAATTGGTGATTATTGATATTTCCAGCAACGAATTATCGGGTGGAATTCCAAAGTGCTGGAGGGATGGACTTGTAGAAGAAATTGATTTGTCATCAAACAAGTTATCAGGTGTCATTCCAAACTCTATTTGGAATATGTCATCATTGGTGTGGCTGCATTTGAATAACAATAGTCTTCATGGAGAGCTTCCATTGTCCTTAAACTTCAAAAAACTGCTGATTTTGGATCTTGGTGAGAATCAATTATCAGGAGCCATACCTTCATGGAAGGATGACACGTTTTTCGAGCTGCAAATTCTTAGATTGCGGGGAAACATGTTCAATGGTACTGTCCCTTCAAACTTGTGCCAATTTGGtaaattgaaaatattggaCCTTGCTAACAACAGTTTAAGAGGTGCAATACCTCATTGCATTGGCAATATCACAGGAATGGTTTTAGAAACAAAAATCTTGTCAAATGGGACAGTAGTCAATGGCACCAAGCAATGGAATCAAGAGGATGTCAAGCAAGTCATCAAGGGAAGAGAGTTTGATTACACTAAAAATTTGGTTCTTCTAACCAACTTGGACTTGTCAAACAATAGATTGGATGGACTAATTCCTGAAGAACTATCCTCACTTTCAGGATTACATGGACTGAATTTGTCTTATAATAATTTGTCTGGAGAGATACCTGAAACAATAGGAGATATGAGATCACTAGAATCTCTTGACTTCTCTCATAACCACCTCTTTGGTGCTATTCCAAATAGCATGTCCAGTTTAACTTTTCTTAGCCACTTGAACTTGTCAAACAACAACTTTTCAGGTCCAATTCCAAGAGGTAACCAGTTCCAGGTTCTTGATGATCCACTTATTTACTCTGGCAATCCATTTCTCTGTGGAGTTCCACTTAAAACAATCTGCCCTGGTGATGTTTCTCATCAAGATTCTCATGACGAAGGCTATGAAGATGAAGCCGGAGAAAATGACAAGTCAGATAAAATATTGTTTTACTTTGTCATAGCCGTCGGCTTTGCAACTGGCTTCTGGGGAATtatttgtgttttgtatttcaAGAAGAATTGGAGATATGCTTGCTTTGGATATGTGGATGAGGTAGCAGACAGAATTTATGTTGCAATTGTGTTGAAAGTAGCAAAACTGAAGAACAGGTTGCAGTAAAAATGTCTTTTATTAGCAATACTTTGAAACCTGCTTTCTAGTTTTTACATCTCCTCAGAATGTTTCACCTCAGTTCAAATAAGGCAGTGCCAGAAATTGTACCTTTTATTAGCATGCTTTTGTATTTAGCTCTGGTTGCTGGTTATACTTTGGGTTTTTTCTTTGGTTGTTGTATTTGTATCCACTTTATACACCTTTCTTTTGGTCATCTCTTTATATATTGCATCACTGTGATGTCATATATTCATATCATTACTGGCGGATTCAGAAATTATATAAGAGGGGccaaattaaatacaaaataaattaaaatataacataataaaaaattaataaaatataatttatagtatatagatcaaaattaataattatattatatagaaATCAATACTCAATTACATACTTTAGGATTtggtatttttaaatttgttttgcCATATTTCATATAACAaaaattatcaatttatcatctaaaataaattttgaaatatttttttttacatatacAATCATATAATCTACTAAAAATtcatcttttatcttattttaaaatcttgttttaataattttattgtttaaaaagtCTACTCAATTGTTACTGTTGCCATAGAAAAAgtcaaaataatttattttataattgttaCTTTTTTACACTAATCCAAACCTAATTTTTAataactttttaattatttatatatttatatgtttttattattttttaaacttatttgttaattactactaatatattataatccacattataatttatatatattaaattactaatatgtaattttttttagtttttaatatattaaaatatatttaatctataatatatatattaattatataataataataaattaatagtgctaatttttttttaaaaaattagggGACTATGGCCACCTTTGGCCCCTTAAATCCACCATTGcatatcatatcttttgaaaTGAAAGTCTATTTCAAGATAACAATAGACTTTAACACTGGAATTAATCATTGTGTATAAAACTCATAATTCTTACACATATGAATTCATATACTATATTTAACCATCTATGAACAAGATGTAACCTATTGATAACTCCCAAAAGAGGATTCTAACATgtgagagagaaaaaataatatataatctaAAACTATATGCCTTAGAATTGAATTGGCAAAGAAAGAACAGATATACATCAAAAATTATTATCTTGGGTTCCCCCCATCATGAATCACTTGTTGAACTGAACTTTCTTTTCTACTCAAGTGTGCATGCAAAAATGGATGGTAAAAGGGGGAGACATGTTGCAAAAAATGGTAATTGGAGGACCCTTCGCCATCCTCTTGAAAATATCAACAAACAAATAGatagtttattttatagttatatTATAGCATTCACCATAAAAGTTCTAGTGTGAGTTTTAAGTAATATATTGAGCTATACACATCTCTTTGGCCGTgacttctctctctctctcacctccCTCATCAAATTAAAATACCCGAAATCAGAAACTTAAATCGCATGGCCTTGTAAGAAATTCACCAGATTAGTAGCCAATAGTGATTGATATTTCCTAATTAAT
The genomic region above belongs to Arachis stenosperma cultivar V10309 chromosome 5, arast.V10309.gnm1.PFL2, whole genome shotgun sequence and contains:
- the LOC130981542 gene encoding receptor-like protein EIX2, translating into MRMSLNTFALVMLLLFTITADQCLSCIEQENQALLNFKKSIRSFFDDDPSSPPILSSWEGHECCQWEGIACNNVTGHVVKIELSSSCVSSPSSWGDTANIEPNYDEFFPYLFVEHLNSSLLHLKHLSHLDLSGVLLYSSPAKFLGSMQQLRYLNLWTEFKGMIPSSIGNLTNLRVLCISNFEAYSDDLSWVAQLSSLQYLGFFGVNLSTAHNLFQVLNMLPSLSQIHLVDCGLGNMPIPLHPINLMNLTNVQVLNLESNNLKDPVLDAFSNLTSIRFFHISQNSLTSLPQWFDKLNKLVGLYLAGNQQLSGQFLLNLQNMTFMPFIREFDLSSTNLYSVPSWLSNCKSLVKLGLAYTFLHGSIPYALRNLTSLTVLNLWGNKLTSVPIWLGELKSLIHLSLGSNDITSVEEGSLASILGNMCHLKDFFLSGHKLQGELFPSNSNISCCNNYELEVLDLSHNNFSGKLPSWLGKLKNLNYLDLSSNSFSGPIPHSLGELVNLTSLEFSSNLFDGVIPWSIGQLQNLNTLDLSSNFFTGVIPWSLGQLKNLFYFNLSSNSLEGTISHLERWIAMKSLSTLCLSNNQLNGSIPENLGEIMPSLRYLALDNNHISGSMPTSLCKLKELVIIDISSNELSGGIPKCWRDGLVEEIDLSSNKLSGVIPNSIWNMSSLVWLHLNNNSLHGELPLSLNFKKLLILDLGENQLSGAIPSWKDDTFFELQILRLRGNMFNGTVPSNLCQFGKLKILDLANNSLRGAIPHCIGNITGMVLETKILSNGTVVNGTKQWNQEDVKQVIKGREFDYTKNLVLLTNLDLSNNRLDGLIPEELSSLSGLHGLNLSYNNLSGEIPETIGDMRSLESLDFSHNHLFGAIPNSMSSLTFLSHLNLSNNNFSGPIPRGNQFQVLDDPLIYSGNPFLCGVPLKTICPGDVSHQDSHDEGYEDEAGENDKSDKILFYFVIAVGFATGFWGIICVLYFKKNWRYACFGYVDEVADRIYVAIVLKVAKLKNRLQ